The proteins below are encoded in one region of Clostridium estertheticum:
- the infA gene encoding translation initiation factor IF-1 → MSKDDIIEMQGVVVETLPNAIFQVELESGHKILAHISGKLRMNFIRILPGDKVTVELSPYDLTRGRITWRDK, encoded by the coding sequence ATGTCAAAAGATGATATAATAGAAATGCAAGGTGTGGTAGTAGAAACTTTGCCCAATGCGATATTTCAAGTTGAATTGGAGAGTGGGCATAAAATATTAGCTCATATCTCGGGTAAATTAAGAATGAATTTCATAAGAATATTACCAGGAGACAAGGTTACGGTAGAACTTTCCCCATATGATTTGACACGTGGGAGAATAACTTGGAGAGACAAGTAA
- a CDS encoding energy-coupling factor transporter ATPase codes for MGEKMVICNKLVYKYPQSEGEEPKVAIDGIDLQVNKGEFLVVLGHNGSGKSTFAKHINALLIPTDGEIYVDGLQTSVEANLWNIRNVAGMVFQNPDNQIVATIVEEDVAFGPENLGLDPKEIRKRVDDALKSVHMYEYRKHAPHLLSGGQKQRVAIAGILAMMPKCIVFDEPTAMLDPYGRKEVMSTIKKINKNYGITIILITHNMEEAVEADRIVVMDSGKIVMNGKPKEIFKNVAIMKEIGLDVPQVTELAYELRQKGINIGSDILTINEMVNALCQLK; via the coding sequence ATGGGTGAAAAAATGGTTATATGTAATAAACTTGTTTATAAGTACCCGCAAAGTGAAGGTGAAGAACCTAAGGTGGCTATAGATGGAATAGATCTACAGGTTAATAAGGGTGAATTTTTAGTAGTACTAGGGCATAATGGCTCAGGAAAATCAACTTTTGCTAAACATATAAATGCACTACTAATACCAACAGACGGGGAAATTTATGTGGATGGATTACAAACATCTGTAGAAGCTAATCTATGGAACATTAGAAATGTAGCTGGTATGGTGTTTCAAAATCCGGATAATCAAATTGTTGCAACTATAGTAGAAGAAGATGTAGCCTTTGGTCCAGAGAACTTAGGATTAGACCCTAAGGAAATTAGGAAAAGAGTGGATGATGCATTAAAAAGTGTACATATGTACGAATATAGAAAACATGCTCCACATTTGCTTTCAGGTGGTCAAAAACAAAGAGTAGCGATTGCAGGTATTCTTGCTATGATGCCCAAATGCATTGTTTTCGATGAACCAACAGCTATGCTTGATCCGTATGGAAGAAAAGAAGTTATGAGCACTATAAAAAAAATAAACAAAAATTACGGGATAACAATCATTCTAATAACTCATAATATGGAAGAAGCAGTAGAAGCGGATAGAATAGTAGTTATGGATAGTGGTAAGATTGTAATGAACGGAAAACCAAAAGAAATATTTAAAAATGTAGCTATTATGAAGGAAATAGGCCTAGATGTTCCGCAGGTAACAGAACTTGCATACGAACTTAGACAGAAGGGCATTAATATAGGATCTGATATACTAACTATAAATGAGATGGTGAATGCATTATGTCAATTAAAATAG
- the rpmJ gene encoding 50S ribosomal protein L36, whose protein sequence is MKVRPSVKPMCEKCKVIKRKGRVMVICENPKHKQKQG, encoded by the coding sequence ATGAAAGTAAGACCATCAGTTAAACCTATGTGTGAAAAATGTAAGGTTATTAAGAGAAAAGGAAGAGTAATGGTTATCTGTGAAAATCCTAAGCATAAACAAAAACAAGGTTGA
- the rpsM gene encoding 30S ribosomal protein S13, with protein MARIAGIDLPREKRVEIGLTYIFGIGLTKSQGIIKTVGINPDTRVKDLTEEEVNELRTYIQKNFIIEGDLRRRVALDIKRLMEVGCYRGIRHRKGLPVRGQKTKTNARTRKGPKKTMAGKKK; from the coding sequence ATGGCAAGAATAGCAGGTATTGACCTACCAAGAGAAAAAAGAGTTGAAATAGGTTTAACATATATATTTGGTATAGGCTTAACAAAATCACAAGGTATTATTAAAACTGTTGGGATAAATCCTGATACAAGAGTTAAGGACTTAACAGAAGAAGAAGTTAATGAGTTAAGAACATACATTCAAAAGAATTTTATAATTGAGGGTGACTTAAGAAGAAGAGTTGCACTAGATATAAAAAGGTTAATGGAAGTTGGATGTTATAGAGGCATAAGACATAGAAAAGGTCTTCCAGTAAGAGGACAAAAAACTAAAACTAATGCAAGAACAAGAAAAGGCCCTAAGAAAACAATGGCGGGTAAGAAGAAATAG
- a CDS encoding energy-coupling factor transporter transmembrane component T family protein, whose product MIKDITIGQYIPGDSFIHKLDPRFKILISILFIIDLFLVNNFEGYLYVFIFILATILIAKLSLKYIYSGLKPILILLLITAVLNIFMTGGNGSLPLIQWHFIKIYKEGLIIAAFMIIRLVFLIMGTSILTLTTSPIELTDGIESLLNPFKKIGVPAHELAMMMTIALRFIPTLMDETDKIMKAQMARGADFESGNLISRAKSLIPILVPLFISSFRRADELAMAMESRCYKGGEGRTRMKQLKITRRDYIASCSFILLFVITIVSRT is encoded by the coding sequence ATGATCAAAGATATTACAATAGGACAATATATACCAGGGGATTCTTTTATACATAAGTTAGACCCAAGATTTAAGATATTAATATCTATATTATTTATTATTGACTTATTTCTGGTAAATAATTTTGAAGGCTACTTATATGTATTTATATTTATATTAGCCACAATACTAATAGCAAAGCTATCTTTAAAGTACATTTATAGCGGATTAAAGCCAATCTTAATTTTATTACTTATTACGGCAGTATTAAATATTTTTATGACTGGTGGGAATGGAAGTCTTCCACTTATTCAATGGCATTTTATAAAAATTTATAAAGAAGGTTTAATTATTGCCGCGTTTATGATTATTAGACTAGTGTTTTTAATTATGGGAACATCAATACTAACACTTACAACATCACCTATAGAATTAACTGATGGTATAGAGAGCCTCCTTAATCCATTTAAAAAAATAGGAGTGCCAGCTCATGAGTTGGCAATGATGATGACTATAGCATTAAGATTTATTCCGACGTTGATGGATGAGACCGATAAAATCATGAAAGCACAAATGGCCCGAGGTGCTGATTTCGAATCTGGTAATTTAATAAGTAGAGCTAAAAGTTTAATTCCTATTCTAGTACCTTTATTTATAAGTTCTTTTAGGCGAGCAGATGAATTAGCGATGGCTATGGAATCTAGATGTTATAAGGGTGGAGAAGGAAGAACTAGAATGAAACAACTAAAAATAACTAGAAGAGATTATATTGCAAGTTGTTCTTTTATACTGCTGTTTGTAATTACTATTGTTAGTAGAACATAA
- a CDS encoding energy-coupling factor transporter ATPase, which produces MSIKIENLTYIYMPKTPFEKKAIDNVSIEIKQGEFVALIGHTGSGKSTLIQHINGLLKPTSGTILVDDIDITKKKMKLTSIRKKVGLVFQYPEYQLFEETIEKDISFGPRNLGLDNDEINRRVQRAMKIVGLGYEEYKDKSPFEISGGQKRRVAIAGVVAMEPKVLILDEPTAGLDPKGRDDILNKIVELYKANNMTIILVSHSMEDVAKVANRVLVMDKGKCILDGTPEKVFREIDTLESVGLAVPQVTYLIRELRNQGFDLSQDIFTIEKAKQELFKILKKD; this is translated from the coding sequence ATGTCAATTAAAATAGAAAATTTAACATATATATATATGCCAAAAACTCCTTTTGAAAAAAAAGCTATAGATAATGTATCTATAGAAATAAAGCAAGGCGAATTTGTGGCACTCATTGGACATACCGGCTCAGGTAAATCGACACTAATTCAACATATAAATGGGTTACTAAAACCAACTTCAGGTACGATTTTAGTAGATGATATTGATATAACAAAGAAAAAAATGAAATTAACAAGTATAAGAAAAAAAGTTGGGCTAGTATTTCAATATCCTGAATATCAACTTTTTGAAGAAACTATTGAAAAAGACATTTCATTTGGACCTCGAAATTTAGGTTTAGATAATGATGAAATAAATAGAAGAGTTCAAAGAGCTATGAAAATTGTTGGACTTGGTTATGAAGAATATAAAGATAAATCACCTTTTGAGATAAGTGGTGGGCAAAAGAGAAGAGTAGCTATTGCGGGAGTAGTGGCTATGGAACCAAAGGTATTAATCTTAGATGAACCTACTGCAGGACTTGATCCAAAAGGAAGAGATGACATCTTAAATAAGATTGTTGAGCTTTATAAAGCAAACAATATGACTATAATTTTAGTATCGCATAGTATGGAAGATGTAGCTAAAGTTGCAAATAGAGTTTTAGTAATGGATAAAGGAAAATGTATCTTAGATGGAACTCCTGAGAAAGTTTTTAGAGAGATAGATACTTTAGAAAGTGTTGGTCTTGCAGTACCACAGGTAACATATTTAATCAGGGAACTTCGTAATCAGGGATTTGATTTATCACAAGATATATTCACCATAGAAAAAGCAAAACAAGAGTTGTTTAAGATACTCAAAAAAGATTAG
- a CDS encoding KOW domain-containing RNA-binding protein, producing the protein MNDLEKNSLIGKVVHSKAGRDMHKTFIVVGILSNEYVYISDGELRRIEKPKKKKIKHLNFTGTVAEEIRDIILSKKEVTNSKIKIFLQSADIGKEV; encoded by the coding sequence GTGAATGATTTGGAGAAAAATAGCCTTATAGGTAAGGTGGTACATTCTAAAGCAGGCAGGGATATGCACAAAACATTTATTGTTGTAGGTATACTAAGTAATGAATATGTGTATATTTCTGACGGAGAGTTAAGAAGGATCGAGAAACCTAAAAAGAAGAAGATTAAACATCTAAATTTTACAGGCACTGTAGCTGAAGAAATTAGAGATATAATTTTATCTAAAAAAGAGGTTACTAATTCTAAAATTAAAATATTTTTGCAGTCTGCAGATATTGGTAAGGAGGTTTGA
- the secY gene encoding preprotein translocase subunit SecY, with the protein MLSTIRNAWKIPDLKKRMIFTLLMVVIIRVGIFIPVPGVDASKLASLTSNGGTLFSFYDMLSGGAFGKFSIFAMGVGPYINASIIMQLLVIAIPYLEQLSKEGLEGRKKIQDYTRYASIVLGVLQSFGMYAIIAGTGAFSNTSSLTIFLVVLTMTTASTFLVWIGEQITGKGIGNGVSLIIFINIISGLPALAYKIAGLQKAGTVSFVGVILFVVIAVALLVAVVIASLSERRIPVQYAGKAVGNKVFKGQSTHIPIGVNASGVIGIIFAMSVMTFPATIAQLKPTSSIAKFITGSRWSIFEANTWKYAVVYFVLIVFFTWFYTQVTFKPDEMAENMHKSSGFIPGIRPGENTATYIDSVLTKISILGGIFAGVIALFPIITEGFTQFKGIYFGGTMLLIMVNVGIETLRQLESQLVMRHYKGFLK; encoded by the coding sequence ATGCTATCAACCATACGTAATGCCTGGAAAATTCCTGATTTAAAAAAACGTATGATATTTACGCTACTTATGGTTGTAATTATACGGGTAGGTATTTTCATTCCTGTTCCGGGTGTAGATGCTAGCAAGTTAGCAAGTTTAACTAGTAATGGAGGAACATTATTTAGTTTTTACGATATGCTTTCGGGTGGTGCATTTGGTAAATTTAGTATTTTCGCGATGGGTGTTGGTCCATACATAAATGCATCTATTATAATGCAATTACTAGTAATTGCAATTCCATACCTAGAGCAACTTTCTAAGGAAGGGCTTGAAGGGCGTAAGAAAATACAAGATTATACTAGATATGCTTCAATAGTACTAGGGGTTTTACAATCTTTTGGTATGTATGCAATTATTGCAGGGACTGGAGCATTTTCAAATACATCTAGTTTAACCATATTTTTAGTGGTACTAACGATGACTACTGCATCAACGTTTTTGGTGTGGATAGGTGAACAAATCACAGGTAAAGGTATTGGTAATGGTGTTTCATTGATAATATTTATTAATATTATATCTGGGCTACCTGCACTTGCATATAAAATCGCTGGACTTCAAAAGGCCGGCACTGTAAGTTTCGTAGGGGTTATATTGTTTGTTGTAATTGCTGTGGCATTATTAGTTGCAGTAGTAATAGCAAGTTTAAGTGAAAGAAGAATTCCGGTTCAATATGCAGGTAAAGCTGTTGGAAACAAGGTTTTCAAAGGGCAATCAACACATATTCCAATTGGTGTAAATGCATCTGGAGTTATCGGTATAATCTTTGCAATGTCAGTAATGACATTTCCAGCAACAATAGCACAGCTAAAACCGACATCTTCAATTGCAAAATTCATCACAGGAAGTCGTTGGAGCATATTTGAAGCAAATACTTGGAAATATGCAGTGGTGTATTTTGTATTAATAGTATTTTTTACATGGTTTTATACTCAGGTAACATTTAAACCAGATGAAATGGCAGAAAATATGCATAAATCATCAGGTTTCATACCAGGTATTAGACCGGGTGAGAATACAGCAACATATATCGATAGTGTACTTACTAAGATTTCAATCCTTGGAGGAATTTTTGCAGGTGTTATAGCATTATTTCCTATTATTACAGAAGGCTTTACTCAATTCAAGGGAATATACTTTGGAGGTACAATGTTATTAATTATGGTTAATGTTGGTATTGAAACGTTGAGACAACTTGAATCACAATTGGTAATGCGTCATTACAAAGGATTTCTTAAATAA
- the rpsD gene encoding 30S ribosomal protein S4, with amino-acid sequence MARYTGATCRLCRREGMKLNLKGDRCFTDKCAFARRGYAPGQHGQSKKKMSNYGLQLREKQKAKRIYGVLESQFRRYYEKADKLRGITGENLLRLLEVRLDNVVYRLGYGNSRQEARQLVTHGHFLVNGKKVDIPSYSLTANEVVSACEKSRATEKFKVFLENPKTLPNWLEANLEKFEGKVLAQPTREDIDVPVNETLIVELYSK; translated from the coding sequence ATGGCAAGATATACTGGAGCTACTTGTAGACTTTGCAGAAGAGAAGGTATGAAGCTCAACCTTAAGGGTGATAGATGCTTTACAGATAAATGTGCATTTGCCAGAAGAGGCTATGCACCAGGACAACATGGACAAAGCAAGAAAAAAATGTCCAATTACGGATTACAGTTAAGAGAAAAACAAAAAGCTAAGAGAATATACGGAGTACTTGAGAGTCAATTTAGAAGATACTATGAAAAGGCTGACAAGTTAAGAGGAATAACAGGTGAGAACCTATTAAGACTCCTAGAAGTTAGACTTGATAACGTAGTTTATAGATTGGGTTATGGTAATTCAAGACAAGAAGCTAGGCAACTAGTTACTCACGGACATTTCTTAGTTAATGGTAAAAAGGTAGATATTCCTTCTTACAGTTTAACAGCAAATGAAGTAGTGTCTGCATGTGAAAAAAGCAGAGCTACTGAGAAGTTTAAGGTTTTCCTTGAAAACCCTAAAACTTTACCAAATTGGTTAGAAGCTAACTTAGAAAAGTTTGAAGGAAAAGTTTTAGCACAACCAACTAGGGAAGATATAGATGTTCCTGTTAATGAAACGTTAATCGTCGAATTATACAGTAAATAG
- a CDS encoding DNA-directed RNA polymerase subunit alpha, with the protein MLEIEKPKIECVETAEDGSYGKFIIEPLERGYGITLGNALRRILLSSLPGVATTAVKIDTVLHEFSTVKGVKEDVTELILNIKSLALTMEGEGPRTVYIDAKGPGVVTGADISTDGDVVVVNSDLHIATLDDDAKLYMELTVNKGRGYVSMAKNKTDELPIATIPVDSIYTPVKRVNFAVENTRVGQITDYDKLTIEIWTNGTIRPDEAIGLSAKILIEHFKLFMTLTDHADNVEIMVEKEEDKKEKVLEMTIEELDLSVRSYNCLKRAGINTVQELTERSMDDMMKVRNLGKKSLEEVEQKLQALSLNLKLTEE; encoded by the coding sequence ATGTTGGAAATAGAAAAGCCAAAAATAGAATGTGTAGAAACAGCTGAAGATGGTTCTTATGGTAAATTTATAATTGAACCATTGGAAAGAGGTTATGGTATAACTTTAGGTAATGCATTAAGAAGAATTCTTCTTTCTTCTTTACCTGGAGTTGCTACAACAGCGGTTAAGATTGATACAGTACTTCACGAATTTTCCACTGTTAAAGGTGTTAAAGAAGATGTTACAGAGTTAATTCTAAACATCAAAAGCTTAGCACTTACAATGGAGGGTGAAGGTCCTAGAACAGTTTATATTGACGCTAAAGGACCCGGAGTAGTTACTGGAGCAGACATTAGCACTGATGGAGATGTAGTGGTAGTTAATAGTGATTTACATATAGCAACATTGGATGACGATGCTAAATTATATATGGAACTAACTGTTAATAAAGGTAGAGGATATGTGTCTATGGCTAAAAACAAGACAGATGAATTGCCAATAGCTACGATACCAGTAGATTCAATTTATACTCCAGTTAAAAGAGTAAATTTTGCTGTTGAAAACACAAGAGTAGGCCAAATCACTGATTATGATAAATTGACAATTGAAATTTGGACTAATGGTACAATTAGACCAGATGAGGCTATTGGTTTATCAGCTAAAATTCTTATCGAACACTTTAAATTATTTATGACATTAACAGATCATGCTGATAATGTTGAAATAATGGTTGAAAAAGAAGAAGATAAGAAAGAAAAAGTTCTTGAAATGACTATTGAAGAATTAGATCTTTCAGTTAGAAGCTATAATTGCTTGAAAAGAGCTGGAATTAATACAGTTCAAGAATTAACAGAAAGATCAATGGATGATATGATGAAGGTTAGAAATTTGGGTAAGAAATCACTTGAAGAAGTTGAACAGAAACTTCAAGCTTTGAGTTTGAACTTGAAACTAACTGAAGAGTAA
- a CDS encoding adenylate kinase: MRIILLGPPGAGKGTQAKSISNKFSIPHISTGDIFRKNISEKTPLGIEAKRHIDKGHLVPDKLTIDIIKDRLDNEDCVNGFLLDGYPRTVNQGEALKTLLDEKDIHLDTALLIKVPREFILDRMTGRRVCLACGASYHITFNPSKVDGKCDLCGSDLVQRADDTEVTVNERIDIYEAQTQPLIKYYGDKNLLSEVDGTQEINSVFDSICSILAEIKK; the protein is encoded by the coding sequence ATGAGAATAATCTTATTAGGTCCTCCGGGAGCTGGAAAAGGAACTCAAGCTAAATCAATTAGTAATAAGTTCTCAATACCACATATATCAACAGGGGATATATTCAGAAAAAATATTTCAGAAAAAACCCCTCTTGGAATTGAAGCTAAGAGACATATTGATAAGGGGCATTTAGTTCCTGATAAATTGACTATAGATATAATAAAAGATAGGTTAGATAATGAAGATTGCGTTAATGGATTTTTATTAGATGGCTATCCTAGAACTGTTAATCAAGGTGAAGCTTTAAAAACTTTATTGGATGAAAAAGATATTCACCTTGATACAGCATTATTAATAAAGGTTCCTAGAGAATTCATTCTAGATAGAATGACTGGTCGTAGAGTTTGCCTTGCCTGTGGTGCTAGTTATCATATTACATTTAATCCATCGAAAGTAGATGGTAAGTGTGATTTATGTGGAAGTGATCTTGTTCAAAGAGCTGATGACACTGAAGTAACCGTTAATGAACGGATTGACATATATGAAGCTCAAACACAACCATTGATAAAGTATTACGGTGACAAAAACTTATTATCAGAAGTTGATGGGACACAAGAAATTAATAGTGTATTTGACAGCATCTGTAGTATCTTAGCTGAGATAAAAAAATGA
- the rplO gene encoding 50S ribosomal protein L15: MKLHELKPAEGSKKSPKRIGRGTASGWGKTAGRGQDGQNSRSGGGTRPGFEGGQMPLYRRLPKRGFTNIFAKQYSCINVDRLNVFEDGTEVTQELLVEKRIVRKIHDGVKILGNGNLEKNLTVKVSKLSKAAAEKITAAGGKVEVI, translated from the coding sequence ATGAAACTTCATGAGTTAAAACCTGCGGAAGGTTCAAAAAAATCTCCAAAGAGAATCGGTAGAGGTACTGCTTCAGGTTGGGGAAAAACTGCGGGAAGAGGTCAAGATGGACAGAACTCTAGATCTGGTGGTGGAACAAGACCAGGATTCGAAGGAGGCCAAATGCCTTTATATAGGAGATTACCTAAAAGAGGTTTTACAAATATTTTTGCAAAACAATACTCTTGTATAAATGTAGATAGGCTTAATGTATTCGAAGATGGTACTGAAGTTACACAGGAATTGTTAGTAGAGAAAAGAATCGTAAGAAAGATACACGACGGAGTTAAAATACTTGGTAATGGTAATTTAGAAAAGAATTTAACTGTAAAAGTATCTAAACTCTCGAAAGCAGCAGCTGAAAAAATTACAGCAGCTGGGGGAAAAGTTGAGGTGATATAA
- the rplQ gene encoding 50S ribosomal protein L17, which yields MAMYRKLGRSTDQRIAMFRSLATNLLKYGKIETTVTRAKETRKFAERMITLGKRGDLHARRQALAFITEESVVKELFDNIAPKYAERNGGYTRIMKMGPRRGDAAEMSIIELV from the coding sequence ATGGCAATGTACCGTAAATTAGGCCGTTCAACTGATCAAAGAATTGCAATGTTTAGAAGTCTTGCAACTAATTTGTTGAAGTATGGTAAAATTGAAACTACAGTAACTAGAGCAAAAGAAACTAGAAAATTTGCTGAAAGAATGATAACTCTTGGAAAAAGAGGAGATCTTCATGCTAGAAGACAAGCACTTGCATTCATTACTGAAGAAAGCGTAGTTAAAGAGTTATTTGATAATATTGCACCCAAATACGCTGAGAGAAACGGCGGATATACTAGAATTATGAAAATGGGTCCAAGAAGAGGCGACGCAGCAGAAATGAGTATAATAGAATTAGTATAG
- the truA gene encoding tRNA pseudouridine(38-40) synthase TruA yields MRNIKIIIEYDGTNYSGWQRQNNVMTIQEKVESAIEELTGEKTQITGSSRTDAGVHAKGYTGNFYTNSKIGIEKFTGAINSKLPRDIVILHSFEVPYEFHSRYNSIGKMYSYTIINRRQAVAVGRDYIYHHKQILDVEAMQIGAQYFMGTHDFSAFKNLGSSAKTSVRTISRLDIVKNEGLIKIYIAADGFLYNMVRIIVGALIRVGEEKIKPSEIKDIIESKQRSKAGKSVPANGLCLEEVFY; encoded by the coding sequence GTGAGAAACATCAAGATTATTATAGAATATGATGGAACAAACTACTCAGGATGGCAAAGACAAAATAATGTTATGACTATTCAAGAAAAAGTTGAGAGTGCTATCGAGGAACTTACGGGCGAAAAAACTCAGATTACAGGATCTAGCAGAACTGATGCTGGAGTTCATGCAAAGGGCTATACCGGTAACTTTTATACTAATAGCAAAATAGGTATAGAAAAATTTACAGGAGCTATTAATAGTAAGCTCCCAAGAGACATTGTGATTTTACATTCTTTTGAGGTTCCATATGAGTTTCATTCAAGGTATAACAGTATAGGGAAGATGTATAGTTATACTATAATTAACAGACGACAAGCTGTTGCAGTAGGGCGTGATTACATATACCATCATAAGCAAATATTAGATGTAGAGGCTATGCAAATAGGTGCCCAGTATTTTATGGGTACTCATGATTTTTCTGCTTTCAAAAATTTAGGTAGTTCTGCGAAAACTTCAGTAAGAACTATTTCTAGGCTAGATATTGTAAAGAATGAAGGGCTTATAAAAATATATATTGCAGCTGATGGATTTTTATACAATATGGTTAGAATAATAGTTGGAGCATTAATTAGAGTTGGGGAAGAGAAAATAAAACCAAGCGAGATTAAAGATATAATTGAGTCGAAACAGAGATCAAAGGCTGGAAAATCTGTTCCGGCGAATGGATTATG
- the rpsK gene encoding 30S ribosomal protein S11, translated as MAQKVKRSRRKKERKNVEHGCAHIKSTFNNSIVTLTDAAGNALSWSSAGGLGFRGSRKSTPFAAQMAAEAATKAAMEHGLKSVDVFVKGPGAGREAAIRSLQAAGLEITLIKDVTPIPHNGCRPPKRRRV; from the coding sequence ATGGCTCAGAAAGTTAAAAGAAGTAGAAGAAAAAAAGAAAGAAAAAATGTTGAGCACGGTTGTGCACACATAAAGTCTACTTTCAATAATTCCATCGTTACACTTACAGATGCAGCTGGTAATGCTTTATCTTGGTCTAGTGCAGGTGGATTAGGTTTTAGAGGATCTAGAAAGAGTACTCCATTCGCAGCTCAAATGGCAGCAGAAGCTGCTACAAAAGCAGCTATGGAGCACGGACTAAAGAGTGTTGACGTATTTGTTAAAGGACCAGGAGCAGGTAGAGAAGCGGCAATTAGGTCACTTCAAGCGGCTGGATTAGAAATTACATTAATCAAAGACGTTACTCCAATTCCTCATAATGGATGTAGACCACCAAAGAGAAGAAGAGTTTGA